A section of the Dasypus novemcinctus isolate mDasNov1 unplaced genomic scaffold, mDasNov1.1.hap2 scaffold_289, whole genome shotgun sequence genome encodes:
- the LPAR2 gene encoding lysophosphatidic acid receptor 2, which translates to MAAKALRRVPPPAPLSTHGQRGAGPVSRGADKRDNGAVCSGAGRGAGRGPGTSRSCARGGARPGRDPPATERQGPGLGLRAAQARAPRRGRPGNAGGRTRGRGAGLPPAGGAGAGRPQVGAGRPSRSPPAPPSPPAPAAGRWASGRFPARAPRPWRDGAQVPAMERCHYNESIRFFYNNSGKELSAHWRPKDALVVALGLTVSVLVLLANLLVIAAIASNRRLHQPIYYLLGNLAAADLFAGGAYLFLMLHTGPRTARLSLRGWFLRQGLLDASLTASVATLLAIAVERHRSVMAVQLHSRLPRGRVVLLIVGVWAAALGLGLLPVHAWHCLCALDRCSRMAPLLSRAYLAVWALSSLLVFLLMVAVYARIYFYVRRRVRRMAEHVSCHPRYRETTLGLVKTTAFILGAFVICWTPGQVVLLLDGLGCQSCNVLAVEKYFLLLAESNSLVNAVVYSCRDAEMRRTFRRLLCCRCLRRAAHEPARCMPSARSCTSASLVLPENGHPLADSTL; encoded by the exons ATGGCGGCCAAGGCGCTGAGGCGCGTTCCACCCCCAGCGCCCCTGAGCACCCACGGGCAGCGGGGGGCTGGGCCGGTCTCACGCGGTGCAGATAAGCGGGACAATGGGGCTGTGTGCtccggcgcggggcggggcgcggggcgggggcctgGGACCTCCCGGAGCTGCGCCCGGGGCGGAGCGAGGCCGGGGCGGGATCCTCCGGCCACCGAACGACAGGGCCCCGGTCTGGGGCTGCGGGCGGCCCAGGCGCGGGCGCCGCGGAGGGGCCGCCCCGGAAACGCAGGGGGGCGAACGAGGGGTCGCGGGGCGGGGCTCCCGCCCGctggaggggcgggggcggggcggccccAGGTGGGGGCGGGGCGCCCCTCCCGCTCGCCCCCGGCCCCGCCTTCGCCGCCTGCTCCCGCCGCCGGCCGGTGGGCCTCGGGCCGCTTCCCCGCGCGCGCACCCAGGCCGTGGCGTGACGGCGCCCAG GTGCCGGCCATGGAGCGCTGCCACTACAACGAGAGCATCCGCTTCTTCTACAACAACAGCGGCAAGGAGCTCAGCGCGCACTGGCGGCCCAAGGACGCGCTGGTGGTGGCGCTGGGGCTGACGGTCAGCGTGCTGGTGCTGCTGGCCAACCTGCTGGTCATCGCGGCCATCGCCTCCAACCGCCGCCTGCACCAGCCCATCTACTACCTGCTGGGCAACCTGGCGGCCGCCGACCTCTTCGCGGGCGGCGCCTACCTCTTCCTCATGCTGCACACGGGCCCGCGCACCGCCCGGCTCTCGCTGCGCGGCTGGTTCCTGCGCCAGGGCCTGCTGGACGCCAGCCTGACCGCCTCGGTGGCCACGCTGCTGGCCATCGCCGTGGAGCGGCACCGCAGCGTGATGGCCGTGCAGCTGCACAGCCGCCTGCCCCGCGGCCGCGTCGTGCTGCTCATCGTGGGCGTGTGGGCGGCCGCgctgggcctggggctgctgCCGGTGCACGCCTGGCACTGCCTCTGCGCGCTGGACCGCTGCTCGCGCATGGCGCCGCTGCTCAGCCGCGCCTACCTGGCCGTCTGGGCCCTGTCCAGCCTGCTGGTCTTCCTGCTCATGGTGGCCGTGTACGCGCGCATCTACTTCTACGTGCGGCGGCGCGTGCGGCGCATGGCCGAGCACGTCAGCTGCCACCCCCGCTACCGCGAGACCACGCTCGGCCTGGTCAAGACCACAGCCTTCATCCTGG GGGCGTTCGTGATCTGCTGGACCCCTGGCCAGGTGGTGCTGCTCCTGGACGGCCTGGGCTGCCAATCCTGCAACGTCCTGGCGGTGGAGAAGTACTTCCTGCTCCTGGCCGAGTCCAACTCGCTGGTCAACGCCGTGGTGTACTCGTGCCGGGACGCCGAGATGCGGCGCACGTTCCGCCGCCTGCTCTGCTGCCGCTGCCTCCGCCGGGCCGCCCACGAGCCTGCGCGCTGCATGCCCTCTGCCCGCTCCTGCACCAGCGCCAGCCTCGTGCTCCCCGAGAACGGCCACCCACTGGCGGACTCCACCTTGTAG
- the GMIP gene encoding LOW QUALITY PROTEIN: GEM-interacting protein (The sequence of the model RefSeq protein was modified relative to this genomic sequence to represent the inferred CDS: deleted 1 base in 1 codon) codes for MDAAEPELPPAPEGKKRYSDIFRSLDNLEISLGNVTLEMLAGDPVLSGDPNPDQGPRATLPQSSEPSCWSGPSPEVPAPLTGRGLQPGRQGQQAPLDRPPAAGPPAASPPCSKFSRAAGPPAASPPCSKFSRAAGPPAAGPPAASSPCSRCPCSKFPPAASSPLQQGPLQQVPPAASSPGQGPLQQVPPCSKFPLQQVPPAAGAPAASSPCSKFPLQQVPLQQVPPCSKFPLQQVPLQQVPPAASSPVQQVPLQQVLPCSRSPCSKFSRAAGPPCSKFPRAASSPCSKFSRAAGPPAAGPPYSKFPWTGPLQQVPPCSKFPLQQVPPAASSPCSRCPCSKFPPAASSPCSKFPWTGPLQQVPPCSKFPLQQVPPAAGAPAASSPCSKFSRAAGPPAASSPVQQVPPAASSPVQQVPLQQVPPTASSPGQAPCSRCPPAASSPCSKFPLQQVPLQQVPPCSKFPPAAGAPAASSPCSKFSRAAGPLAASSPVQQGPPCSKFPPAASSPCIRCAGSRRLVKAPSTGTESSDDLEERDPDLGDGLENGTGSPFRKWTLSSAALTHRLRRLRGPAKCRECEAFMVSGTECEECFLTCHKRCLETLLILCGHRRLPPRTPLFGVDFLQLPRDFPEEVPFVVSRCTAEIEHRALGVQGIYRVSGSRARVERLCQAFENGRALVDLSGNSPHDVSGVLKRFLQELSDPVVPFHLYDAFISVAKSLRADSGEAVCALRALLGQLPGSHYNTLRHLVAHLFRVAARLEENKMSANNLGIVFGPTLLRPPGDLGGAGPGAVTCLLDSGHQAQLVEFLIAQYEQVFGMDELPPALEPLPHDPSLAPGPLVTGLQPPPPHLAPDPLPPAPASDPDPDPEPQSALEQHPEATPPESEGTEEVAEDTRGGEGEATGRGPEDSPLGTQSRGHFSRQPVKYPRGGMRPVTHQLSSLALVASKLCEETPATSGPQGSLRGRGASSAPACAEGSPLRRAPLPKHFEITQETARLLSKLHGDTVARASCHSDPQPEEVEEHL; via the exons ATGGACGCAGCGGAGCCGG aGCTTCCCCCGGCTCCCGAGGGCAAGAAGAGGTACAGCGATATCTTCCGAAGCCTGGACAACCTCGAGATCTCACTGGGGAACGT GACCCTTGAGATGCTGGCTGGAGATCCTGTGCTCTCAGGAGACCCAAACCCTGACCAGGGCCCCAGAGCCACTTTG CCCCAGTCCAGTGAGCCCAGCTGCTGGAGCGGCCCCTCTCCTGAGGTCCCTGCACCCCTCACAGGTAGAGGCCTGCAGCCAGGGCGGCAGGGCCAGCAAGCTCCCCTGGACAGGCCCCCTGCAGCAGGGCCCCCTGCAGCAAGTCCCCCCTGCAGCAAGTTCTCCCGTGCAGCAGGTCCCCCTGCAGCAAGTCCCCCCTGCAGCAAGTTCTCCCGTGCAGCAGGTCCCCCTGCAGCAGGGCCCCCTGCAGCAAGTTCCCCCTGCAGCAGGTGCCCCTGCAGCAAGTTCCCCCCTGCAGCAAGTTCCCCCCTGCAGCAGGGCCCCCTGCAGCAAGTCCCCCCTGCAGCAAGTTCCCCTGGACAGGGCCCCCTGCAGCAGGTGCCCCCCTGCAGCAAGTTCCCCCTGCAGCAAGTTCCCCCTGCAGCAGGTGCCCCTGCAGCAAGTTCCCCCTGCAGCAAGTTCCCCCTGCAGCAGGTGCCCCTGCAGCAAGTTCCCCCCTGCAGCAAGTTCCCCCTGCAGCAGGTGCCCCTGCAGCAAGTTCCCCCTGCAGCAAGTTCCCCCGTGCAGCAAGTTCCCCTGCAGCAAGTTCTCCCGTGCAGCAGGTCCCCCTGCAGCAAGTTCTCCCGTGCAGCAGGTCCCCCCTGCAGCAAGTTCCCCCGTGCAGCAAGTTCCCCCTGCAGCAAGTTCTCCCGTGCAGCAGGTCCCCCTGCAGCAGGTCCCCCCTACAGCAAGTTCCCCTGGACAGGCCCCCTGCAGCAGGTGCCCCCCTGCAGCAAGTTCCCCCTGCAGCAAGTTCCCCCTGCAGCAAGTTCCCCCTGCAGCAGGTGCCCCTGCAGCAAGTTCCCCCCTGCAGCAAGTTCCCCCTGCAGCAAGTTCCCCTGGACAGGCCCCCTGCAGCAGGTGCCCCCCTGCAGCAAGTTCCCCCTGCAGCAAGTTCCCCCTGCAGCAGGTGCCCCTGCAGCAAGTTCCCCCTGCAGCAAGTTCTCCCGTGCAGCAGGTCCCCCTGCAGCAAGTTCCCCCGTGCAGCAAGTTCCCCCTGCAGCAAGTTCTCCCGTGCAGCAGGTCCCCCTGCAGCAGGTCCCCCCTACAGCAAGTTCCCCTGGACAGGCCCCCTGCAGCAGGTGCCCCCCTGCAGCAAGTTCCCCCTGCAGCAAGTTCCCCCTGCAGCAGGTGCCCCTGCAGCAAGTTCCCCCCTGCAGCAAGTTCCCCCCTGCAGCAGGTGCCCCTGCAGCAAGTTCCCCCTGCAGCAAGTTCTCCCGTGCAGCAGGTCCCCTTGCAGCAAGTTCCCCCGTGCAGCAGGGTCCCCCCTGCAGCAAGTTCCCCCCTGCAGCAAGTTCCCCCTGCATCAGGT GCGCTGGCTCGCGGCGGCTGGTGAAGGCCCCATCCACGGGCACCGAGTCCTCAGACGACCTTGAGGAGCGAGACCCTG ACCTGGGGGACGGGCTGGAGAATGGGACGGGCAGCCCCTTCAGGAAGTGGACGCTGTCCAGCGCGGCGCTGACCCACCGGCTGCGGCGGCTGCGG GGCCCGGCCAAGTGCCGCGAGTGCGAGGCCTTCATGGTCAGCGGGACCGAGTGCGAGGAG TGCTTTCTGACCTGCCACAAGCGCTGCCTGGAGACCCTGCTGATTCTCTGCGGACACAGACGGCTCCCGCCTCGGACGCCCCTGTTCGGGGTCGACTTCCTGCAGCTGCCCAGGGACTTCCCGGAGGAGGTGCCCTTTGTGGTCAGCAGGTGCACGGCCGAGATAGAGCACCGCGCCCTGGGCGTGCAG GGCATCTACCGGGTGAGCGGGTCCCGGGCCCGCGTGGAGCGGCTGTGCCAGGCCTTCGAGAACGGACGCGCCCTGGTCGACCTGTCCGGGAACTCCCCTCACGACGTCTCCGGCGTCCTCAAGCGTTTCCTCCAGGAG CTCTCCGACCCCGTGGTGCCCTTCCACCTCTACGACGCCTTCATCTCCGTGGCCAAGAGCCTGCGCGCAGACAGCGGCGAGGCAGTGTGCGCGCTCAGGGCCCTCCTGGGGCAGCTGCCCGGCTCCCACTACAACACCCTGCGGCACCTGGTGGCCCACCTGTTCAG GGTGGCGGCCCGGCTGGAGGAGAACAAGATGTCTGCCAACAACCTGGGCATCGTGTTCGGGCCGACGCTGCTGCGGCCGCCGGGCGACCTGGGGGGCGCCGGCCCCGGCGCCGTCACCTGCCTGCTGGACTCGGGGCACCAGGCCCAGCTCGTGGAGTTCCTCATCGCGCAGTACGAGCAGGTCTTCGGGATGGACGAGCTGCCCCCCGCCCTCGAGCCCCTGCCCCACGACCCCAGCCTGGCCCCCGGACCCCTGGTGACCGGCCTCCAGCCGCCACCCCCACACCTCGCCCCggaccccctgcccccagccccggctTCAGACCCAGACCCCGACCCCGAGCCCCAGAGCGCGCTGGAGCAGCACCCCGAGGCCACGCCCCCCGAG AGTGAGGGGACAGAGGAAGTGGCCGAAGACACCAGAGGCGGCGAAGGGGAAG CGACCGGCCGAGGCCCCGAGGACTCGCCCCTGGGCACGCAGTCTCGTGGCCATTTCAGCCGCCAGCCGGTGAAGTACCCTCGGGGGGGCATGCGGCCCGTCACCCACCAGCTGTCCAGCCTGGCCCTGGTGGCTTCCAAGCTGTGCGAAGAGACCCCTGCCACATCAGGGCCACAGGGGAGcttgcgggggcggggggccagCTCTGCCCCCGCCTGCGCGGAGGGCAGCCCCCTGCGCCGCGCCCCGCTGCCCAAGCACTTTGAGATCACCCAGGAGACAGCCCGGCTCCTCTCCAAGCTTCACGGCGACACAGTggccagagcctcctgccactcAGACCCCCAGCCCGAGGAGGTGGAAGAGCACCTCTGA